The following is a genomic window from Saprospiraceae bacterium.
TTTATGCCCTTTGGCAGGATTGTATTGGAATATTGGATAAGCCCTGGATTCCATAGCTAATTTTGCCTGTTGTACGCCAAGGTCGTCCGCTACTCCATGTTCAGGCTGACAAGTCGTGTAGCAATTAAATATGGCAGGTCGTTTGGCCATCAAACCGTCGATAAATCCTTCTATCATCTGACTGGTATTGGCAAGAGTACTTTGCAATACAAATGTATTACGGTGTGCCATGGCTATCAATCCAATTTCTTTTCTTGGCTCTGATTTTCCTTTCCACACCTTTCCATATTGTGCCATATCGGATACCTGACCGATAAATCCTGAAGTACATGCCTGACCACCTGTATTTGAATAAACCTGTGTATCGACTACAACTACTTTGATAGGTTTACCTGACGCCATCATTCTCGAAAGATTTTGGAAACCTATATCATACATGGCTCCGTCACCACCCAATGCTACAACCGGAGGACAAAGCAACCACTCTTCATCTGTGAATTGTTCCCATGTAAAATAAGTGAATATAGGATCATGAGTTGCAGGATCATACTGACCATTGATGACAAGTTCTGCCTTCCTGATGGCTTTGAATCCATCTGCCATTTTAGACATATGTCCTTCAAAGATACCCATTGCAATGGATGTGGAATCCTGGAAAAGATGATTGGTCCATGGGAATGGATAGGGATTGAAAGGATACGTGCTACCCCAAACCGATGTACAACCGGTAGAGTTACACATACCCATTGAAGATCTTCCTTTACCTGTGGTACCTTGAGTATATTTCCATTTCAGGTTTTTGAGTTTGGCCAATGTCCTTGTAATATCCATCAGCCAATCCTGATCTACTGGCGATGTTTCTTTTTCGCGATCTAATTTATGTGCCAGGTCAGAAACTTTCAGGTCACTGGTATAGGACTCCTGTACGATACGAGTCAGCGTATCAGTATCTGAGACATCGAGTGTGCTGATCAATTTTTGTTGTACAATCTTTTCTAATTTGGCAATTAAATCATCCAAATAAGTAAGGTGTTTTTCTATACGGGGCTGCATCAGGGACTCAACAGTAGCTGTGAATAAATGCACTACAGATTTTTCAGAGCAACCTAAACATGCACCGTCACCACTGGCAAAATTAAGGTAAGCATCCTTGTTGAGAAGAATAGTTTCCAATGGTCCGATTTTTTCTTCCAGGCTGTCTATACGATTGTATTTTTTTGGAGTATTTGGCAGGTCTAACCACAGATCCCATTGGCCTCTCATGCTTGCCACTGATGCTTCTGTCTGAGGAACAATTTTGAGCGCATCATCATCACACACATTGACGCATTCCATACATCCTTTACAGGTAGTAGGATTGATCGTGATGCTGAATAGTCCGCCACTATTAGGTTCATTTTTTTCGTGCAGATCAAAATATGGTCTGGTAAGGGCAAAATCAAAATCACCCAATTCATCTTTGAACCATCCAAACTCTCTGACAACATTTTCGTCACCATTACTCTCTGAGATCATTTTGGAGATTGCATGGTTGATATAGGTATTGACAGTCGCGCCATTTTTGGGTTGATTCATGAGGGTACGGATGTGACTTTCCATCTGGCGCACTGCTTTTGGAAGCACTTCTACATTGCCGTGATTTTTCTTTACTCTCTTCAGCACAGTCTCCAGGACATCAGATAAGGTACTTACCAACCCTGGTATAGCCGTATCAGGACACACAGTATAACAATTGCCGCAGGCCGTACAATTATTGGGAATCCATGATGGGTGATCAAATCTGATACCAGTCATATCTCTGAATAAAGATGTGGTAGCCGGCATCACACTCAGACCAATGAATGGATCAGTGATATTGTCATTGCCTAAACCTTGCTGATAAAAATTGCCGGTTTGCTCCCAAAATCTGTGTATATCACTCAATTTTGATTGACTTTGCGGAGAGCTTTTCAGCATCTGTGGAAGAGGAAGTATTGGTTTGCCATTTGATTTTTCAGGAGCATCTTTACTGATTTCTTTTATTTTTATTTCCCTTACTTCATCAAATCCTCGTTTTACAACCCGCATGTTATCATCCACGACTCGCTGACCTTTGGAGCCAAACTTGTGCATCAATTGATCTTCGATGGCTTTCAACAGTTCCACATCATTGAGATTGGCCTTTTGCATCAATGGTGACGCTGCAAAAAATGCGCCCTGGAAGGCGATACCCTGCATTCTGAGTTGTAACTCAACATCTGTAGCTTCTTCTCTGGCTATTTTAAAACCGTCGATATAAAAAATATGAATTTCCTGTTCGATGATGACTTTTTGATAAGGTGCAGGTATGTTGGCCCATACTTTTTCGGGTTTTTCCTGATCGCTCTGGATGATAAAACATCCGCCTCGTTTCAATCCTGCCAATGCATTGGTATGTTTAAATACATTGGGATCCGGGGATAAAACTACATCCACAAAGAAATATTCACAATTGATTTTGATAGGTTCAGGTGCAGCGGCGAGATAATATGTCGTAGGCTGACCTTTTTTCTCAGAGCCATATTTCGGATTGGCTTTTATTTCGTAACCGAGCAGATCATATAGTGTCATCGCCAGATTTTTACCTGTAGTAATCGCTCCCCAACCACCGATAGAGTGAAATCTCACTGTGATGGCATCTTTTGGCATCATGTTAGGATTTTCGCTTCCTCTTACGCTCAGATCCTTGATATTGGGATATGCATCAGAAATGGATTCCTGATATAGTTTTTGTTTAGGAGTATAAGGCACATCTCTTAGAAAGTCGATAGACAAGTAGAACAGTTTTTTATGTTTGCCATTGGGAAGCATGTTTTCTACTGCTCCGATGATACCCTCAGGCTGTAAGTCTCTGCTACCCATACCGAATGAACCAGAATAAATATCTGGCATATCTCCAGGTTTGTATGTGGTTAATTCAGGATAAGGTACGCCATGTTTGGTAAAACCGTTTTCTGCACATTTTGAAAGGGTAGCCCGTACTTCTCTGGCTATAGGCAGATCGGCAGCAAGTGGCTGATCCAAACGTTCCAGGATAACAACACCTTTTTTTCCTTTTATAATTTTAGATACCAAATCTCCCGGGAATGGGCGGAACATCACTAAATCCACAACACCTACTTTTATGCCACGTGTTTCGCGCAGATAGTCTGACACCACTTCTGCACTTGGGATAAGACTTCCCTGACCAAGGATGAGATAGTCTGCATCCTCTGCTTTGTAGGTCATCACTCTCGAGTACTTACGACCGGTGAGTTTTGCATATTCATCAAAAGCCTGATCAGTAAGTTCTTTAATATGGTCAAAGAAAAATGGTCTTTGAGACGCCACACTCTGCATATAGGAATCCTGATTTTGGACAATACCGGCCATCATAGGATTATCCACATCCCAGACTTCAGGGATACGACGACGCTGATCTCCGTAAATGATTTTCTGTGCCGGAGTAGGCGTATCGATGATATCATCAGGTCTTCCTAAAAAGTCTCTGATCAGATTTCTTTCCGGAAGATATAAGGATTCTATAAGGTGCGTCGTTAAAAATCCATCCTGAGCAATGATACCCGGTGTAAGTGCCAACTCCGCTATTCGGTGAGCGATGATGTTCATGTCAGCTACGTGCTGCACATTTTTGGCAAATAGCTGAAAAAATCCAGTGTCATCTATGGCATGATAATCATCATGTCCTGCATGTACATTGAGGGTGGATTTGGTCATCGCTCTGGCACCAATATTGAGGACATAAGTCAATCTTTTTCCTACCGCGGCATATAGTGATTCATGCATATAGGCAATACCCTGACCGGATGAAAAATTGGCTGCTCTCAAACCTGTCATAGAAAGACCTGCAGTGACTGCTGCAGCTGCGTGTTCGCCTTCTGGCTCGATAAAAATCAATGGCCTGTCTGATATGTTGAGATGGCCTTTAGCTGCTTCCTCTGCCCAGTATTCACCCATTTGGGTGGATGGGGTAATGGGGTAGGCACCTGCAGCATCTGTGGATTCTCGCTCGCACATGATGGCGGCAGTATTTCCATCCATTACAGTTTTTACACCAGGGTATTTGATTGACTCATTCATCTGTTAAATTTTATTTGAATTTTAAGATCAGATGGAATTGATAACTTACATCCATCTATGGTGTTATCGAACTCTCGTTTCGAATGAAAAATAATCATCACGATTTGTATGCTTATTGCTCATGCTCATTTCATGATTTTTCCTTTTACCATTTAAATGGCTGCAAGGTAAAGCACATCCGAAACTTGAAATATGATTTTTATCATAATACATAATGACATTTTTCAGCACACTCAAAACCAACTACTTTGAGATGATTTCTTCAATCTTAAAGCGATATAAAGGCTTGTGCTGAGATATAAAATTTTATTCAGTAATATTGAACCTAAAAAACTAAAATGATAATCTATTACGACCTCCAAATACTGTATTCTGACCTATGAAACTACATGACCATGCCGTCAGGTGTGCTGACGGTTCCTTCACTAAACTGAGCTCCCACTCAATTTTACTGTCGTACCGTTCAGTCATACACCATACTGTGCGCAGCTATGCTGTAGTGATGACTTCAGCATAGCTGCACACAGTATGATTTGTCGTCAAAAGTGCTGATTTTACCCGCCTGCTCCGAAGCGGGCAGGTTGTATTTTTGGCCTTCATAACGGAATCATTTTAGATATTTAGGTTGAATAAATAACTATATTTTAAGGATAAAAAGGCTTTAATATCTTCCCTTCATCACTGAGTAGTTGGTGAAGGGTGTCATCCTGTAAAATTTGTTTTAAACTGTAGTTTTTGCCATTTATTGATACATTATTGGAAATCAATCTTATGCCATGACTATAATCTGCATAAGTTGCGCCATGACCATTGTACAACGGTTGGATAGGGCTGCCATTGAGATAGTGCCAACCATAGATAACTACACCTGTTTTATTTTCACTTTTGTAAATTTTGTTGGAGATTACGACATCCTTTTTATGGCCACTTACCAATGATCCTGGTGGATGATCTTTAAGATATGAGGCCCTTTGATCATTGATCATTTGATGATGTTTCCACATTACAGATATTTTCGTCATTTCCGGGCTGGGAGCAATAGGTGATGGTGATAATTTGACCGAAGAATTCTCCCAAATTGTATCTACAAGCTTGCGCGTAGGAAGAGAACAATTTAATTCATCGCACAGCTTTTGGGCAAGTAAAGGAGACATTGGTATCATAAAATAGTCCTGTTCACTACCGATTGACAAATAATCGGGAAGAACAAATATTGTCACTTTATAACTTTTTGCATCAATTTTTTGCTCAAATGAAACAGGGACTAACATCCGCTGAAAATCAGGAATGTTGCCGCTTAAAATCTCCCTGTATATAGCATCATCCAGTTCATCTAAAGAAAGATCTTTTACCGACTCCGCAAATGCACTTCCTGATAATGAAGCAGATGCCCGGGATTGTATTATTAAAGATTGTGAGAAGAAGACATCACAATGCAGAAAATGTACCATTAAAATAATACTCAGACTCGTATAACACTTACCCATGGCTCATTATCATTGCGGATTATTTTATATTGTTTAACAACTAAAAATATTACAGAATATGACTTACTGTCATATTACCAGCTTTTTATTCTGGATGATTTACTCAAAGTACCCTTTTGATAATTCGCAGTTTGTGTGTATACTTATAAAGATCAGTATTATAAATGCCATGATGATCAATTTTGTCAATTCTGACACAACCATACACATGAATTATTTTTTTTTCTCCCATCATTATTCCCACGTGGTTTATTTGACCTTCTTTATCTTCACAAAAAGCTAAATCGCCTTCTTCTGCGAGTTCGGCAAAATCTACTATTTCACCAAGTAAAAATTGTTCAAGTGGGAATCGAGGCATCCATATTCCAAAAAATCTAAAAACATTTTGAACAAGAGCTCCTGCATCAATGCCAAATGGAGACCTGCCACCTTTCAACTCAGGGCTGAACAAATACCTCCTTGCAATTTTAATCAGCAATTCCGGGCTGGTTTCCAGTCCATCTACTAATGTTGCCTGACCATTGAAAATGTATTTGTTATCAGGCATCTGAAAAGAAATACCATCAAACTGCGGTAGGGAAGAACCAATGACGATAGATTTCGTATAGTCATCATTAAATACCGAATGACATATTTCAAGAGATAATGCCGGATTTAAATTCAATTTTTCAAATAAGACTTCATCAATGAGAAATAATTGGACAGAATGAACCCAACCAATTATATTACAAGCAGTAGTATTTACTTTAAACCAGTGTTTGTTTTTTTTCTGAATAACCGTACAGGTTTCGCCAAAAAGCATTTGGCTGATCATCCCGGCATCTTCTGATGGTGCATGCCAAACAGGTACCACATTTAAATGGCACACAGCATGGAAATAATGTTTGGTGTCAATCTTTTTTTTCTTTGACATACACCTTTATATAATTATTTTAAATATCATTCGTTATTGAATGGTAAGAAAATGAATAATACAAGATCAAAAATCAGTCCATATTCATTAAAAAGATTGAAATATATAAAATTTATTAGATTTGCACTCCAATATATTAAATAAAACTTTAATGAGAGTTGTCTTGGCATCCACTTTTATTTGTCTTTTCCGAAAAGGGGCTGTTACCTTGGTTTTTTTCTTTGTTCTTAGCAGTGTTCTGGTTGGACAGGATGCACATTTTTCACAGTTTTATGCATCTCCGATGACATTAAATCCTGCTTTGGCAGGTACTTATACCGGTACTTACAGGATTTCAACTATCTACAGAGATCAATGGAGAGGGGCTCTGGACAATTCATTAAGGACATTTGCAGCAAGTGGTGATGTGAAGTTTAATATGAATTTTGGTCAGACTTCCATGCCGGATGTGGTAGGGGTGGGTATCACTTTTTTTGGCGACAGAGTACCTACATTTGATTTTAACTCCAATCAGATTATGCTCACTGCTGCCTATCATAAAGCTTTGGATAAAAAGACAAAACAATATTTAGGATTGGGGCTACAGGGAGGTATTTTGCAAAGAAGTATCAATTACGAAGATCTGAGTTTTCAAGATCAGTTTAATTCCGTTGATGGTTTTACCTTGCCAACAGGTGAAAATCTTCCACCCAATAACCGAGCCTTTGCGGATTTGGGTTTGGGGCTTTATTACACCATTTCACCTACAAAAAAATCCAACTTTCATGCTGGGGTCGGGTATTTTCATCTTACAAAACCGAATATATCTTTTTACAATATCCCTGACATTATCAATCCCAATGTTATAAAAAATGATACCTTGAATGCCAAGTGGAGCATACACACAGGAGCATCATTTGAAGTGGCAGACAGGATTTTTGTCCAGCCCAGGATGAACGCATTGATTCAGGGACCGCATGCGGAGTTGAACCTTGGAACAACATTCAGATATAAAGTATCGAAAACTGAAGCAAAATACCTATTGTTAGGTCCGTATATAAGAGGTGTAAAAAACTATAATAATGTGGGTGTTGAATCCGTGATTGCGATGGCAGGATTTGAAATGAATAACTTCATCATCGGCTTCAGTTACGATCAGAATTTAAAAAATCTTGTATCGGACAGGAGATCATTGTCATCTTTTGAGTTGTCCATCATTTACATTGGAGAACATCATAATGATGATAATTTTTGTCCTCAGTGGTAATGCTAATTTGATTGAACTTTATAACTTTCAACACAATTTCTTTTACATATTTTTTGTCAGCTGCTGTATGACACGAAATTCACTGAGAAATACCTTGCCAATGACTCGGAATGCCGTATAAAAAGGAATAGCCAACACCATACCCAAAATCCCACCCACTTTTGCTCCAACTAACACTACAATAAATATCTCAAGAGGGTGCGCTTTGACACTTTTGGAAAATATATTGGGCTGAAGTATGATGTCGTCTATCAATCTGGTGACCATAAATACTAATAAAACCTTGATAATAAGAGGTATCATTTCGTCGTAAAATGAAAGTTCCATATGCGATGACAATGTAATCATCACACCAATAGCGGTAGCAACCAATGGACCAATATATGGGATAACATTCATAATACCTGCAAAAAAACCTATCAGCAATGCATTTTTAACTCCCAATGCCATCAGAGACAATGAAACAATCAGCGTAATAAGCGTCACTTGTATTAAAATACCTATAAAATACCTGATCAGAAGACGGCTGGTTTCATCAACAGCTTGTCTTGTCTGCTGTTCATACCTGCTTGGCACCATGGATGTCAGGATTTTGTCAAACAGACCTTGTTCTCTCAGAAAGAAAAACCCAATAAAAAATATCGAAAACAAACCCACCATAATATCACCGAAAGCCGACACAGAATCTCCAAGCATTTGTCTGATCTTTTCAGGATTGACATAGGTATTGATATTTGATTTTAAGATTGTAAAAAAATCTTCTCCCGATTTTTCAATTCCTGTTTTTTCATGGAGAGGTTGGTTCTTTTGATTTTCAGGAAGGTAGATGTTTATACTGATGGATTTTCCATCAACTTTGTTTTCTGAGTTTAGCACTGAATCCACCGTAACTTTGTAGACGGGCATCTCACTCTCACCAGCAGTTTCATTTATTTTTTGAGTGGTCAGAGTGGTGTCAGATTCTATCATCAGTTTCTTTTTTATCAGCCATTTCTCCCAGTCTCTTATAGGTTCTTCAAGTGCAGTTACCACACGATTATAATCCACTTTTGACAGATTTTCTACTTGATTGACCAATGGTGGTATAAATGTCCAAATGAGTGCCATACAACCAATCAGAAACAGCCCCAAAGTAATCAATGCCGCAATGTTTTTGCCTAAATATTTTCTGAGAAATACCACTATAGGAGCTCCAATCATGGATATAATCCAAGCTATAAGGATGTAGGTTACAATTTCACTAAAATAGTACAATACGGCTCCTACTATCAATAGCGAAATGGAAGCAATCAGATATCTGGTGTTAAATTTCATTGGATTGTTGGTATTCCATGCAAATATATATCATTCGGGTAAGTTTCTGGTAAAAACATACTCTAAATCAAAATTTGTAAATCAAGCATTTTTTATATTTTTCCTTTGACAGTTTAAGAGAACCTTAAAAAGAACATTAACTTTGGACTCTAATATTTGACCGCAATGGATTCAAGCTTGCAAGGACTTAACGAGATTCAGGTTCGTCATAATCGGGAAAAATTTGGCTCGAATATAATTGAAAACCAAAAGGGAGGTCACTTTTTTAAGATTTTGGTTGAAATCATCAGTGAGCCGATGTTTTTAATATTGGTCATTACGTCTGTGTTATATTTTGTACTGGGAGAATTCAGTGAAGGACTTATCATGCTGATAGCTATTTTCCTTGTAGCAGGTATTTCTTTGTTTCAGGAAAATCGGAGCAGAAACGCTGTGGATTCGCTGAAGAAACTTTCTAATCCCAAGATAAGATGTATGAGGAATGGAATTGATGAAGTCATTGATACAGAAGAATTGGTTGTTGATGATATTTTTTATGTTGAAGATGGAGATATTATTCCTGCAGATGGTTTCATTATTGATGCCAATGATTTTTCCGTAAATGAAAGTATGCTTACAGGTGAATCATTGCCGGTTTTCAAAAATGCTCTGGCAGTATCTAATAATATTTTCAAAGGGTCAATGGTGGAATCAGGATACTGTAAAGCTATTGTTACTTCGGTGGGAGTTAACACTGCCATGGGCAAAATTGGTAAGAGTCTTGACAGTATAATCAATGAAAAAACACCGCTACAGCAACAAATAAGAAGCTTTACAAAGTCCATGGTAGCCTATGGTGTGATTGCTTTTTTGCTTGTTTGGGGCATGAATTATTTTCTAAAAGGAAATCTGATAGAGAGCCTTTTGCAGGGTTTGACTTTGGCTATGTCAGTATTACCGGAGGAAATACCCGTTGCGTTCAGCACTTTTATGGCTTTAGGTGCTTATCATTTATATAAAAAAAGAGTAATAGTCCGCACTCCTTATACAGTGGAAGTATTAGGTGCCGCTACGGTAATTTGTACTGACAAGACAGGTACATTGACGGAAAATAATATGGAAATTGTATCCATTTACGACTTCCAAAACGATATTCTTTTTGATTTTACCAAAGTTCCTCCATCGTCCAATGATGTCTTGACATATGCAATGTGGGCATCAGAACCAAGTCCATTTGACAATATGGAAAAAGCTATTCACCATATGTATGGGCATTTAGCAGAAGTGGATTTGAGGCCTGGTTTCAGCATGCATAAAGAATATCCTCTCAGCGGAAATCCTCCTATGATGACCCATGTATGGAAAGATGACTTTGGAAATGCCGTTATCGCTGTCAAAGGTAGCATGGAGAAAGTGTTGAGTCAATGTGATGTCTCTACTCTGCAATTGCAACAAATAAACCAATGTTCGACACAACTTGCAAATAAAGGGTATCGTGTATTATGTGTAGCAAACTCTGATCACAATATACAGTCACTTCCAGATTCTCAAAATGATTTTAAATATAATCTCTTGGGATTGATCGCTTTTTATGATCCTCCAAAAAAGAATATAAATGGTGTCCTTAATAATTTTTATAAAGCAGGAGTGGACATAAAGATGATCACAGGAGATCTCGCAGGAACCGCTGTTGCCATAGGCAAACAGGTGGGTATAAAAAATAGTGAAATCTTTATGACGGGAGATGAATTGGTGCACTTGAGTGAAGACCAATTGAGGTTGAAAGTAAAAGATATAAATATTTTTGCAAGGATGTTTCCAGATGCAAAGCTCAGATTGATAGAAGCCCTGAAATCCAATGGTGAGGTAGTTGCGATGACTGGTGATGGAGTCAACGATTCTCCTGCTTTAAAGTCTGCACACATCGGTATAGCTATGGGAAAGGGTGGAAGTGAAGTGGCCAAGAATGCTGCTTCCATTATCCTTATGGACGATGACCTCAAATGGATGGTCGATGCCATTGCGTTGGGACGAAGGATTTATGAAAATCTTAAAAAAGCAATAAGGTATATCATTTCTATTCATATTCCTGTGATACTTATTGTCGCGTTGCCCCTATTTTTATATTGGAAATATTCAAATATTTTCACTCCGGTTCATGTGATTTTCCTTGAGCTTATTATGGGACCCACTTGCTCGATCATATTTGAAAATGAGCCTATAGAAAAAAATTCCATGAACAGACCTCCAAGAAAGATGGGTAATTATTATTTTTCTTTTAAAGAATTGTTAATCAGTATCATACAAGGCCTGGCCATAACCATATCATGCCTGGCCTTGGGATATTACTACATGGAAACCGGTGGTAGTGAATCCCTTGTTAGAACAGTTATTTATACTACTCTGATATTTTCCAATGTATTTTTAACCTTGGTCAACAGATCATTCTATTTTTCTTTTTTTAAAACTATCAGGTATAAAAACCACCTTATACCATTAGTCATATTGATTTCATTATTGATACTCATTCTGGCCGTCAGTTATACTCCTGTGAGGAATGTATTTGGCTTTGAAGTTTTATCATTATACCAGTGGTTTATTTGTTTTGGTGCTGCCTTTATTGGAGTCTTTTGGATGGAAGTGTATAAATATTTTTTTTATAAATAGAGTTTGCTGAATATATTATATCTACTTTTTCTGCAGACCCTAAATAGTGAGTAGTAGTAAAAAGAACATAAACTATAACTGCATTAAAGATTTCTTTTAGAGTATGTTTAAAATTTATCCATTAGCAATAAAATGTTCCATTTGTGTGTATGACAAATTACACTTTTTCAGTGTTCTATTTAATATATGGTAAAAACGTGGTTGAATTGGGTGGGTCGTCTCAAGCGTAGCTTGACAGGCTCTTCAGAGCCTGCCAAGCTACGCTTGGGAATGAGGGTAGAGATGAAGAAAATTTGAATTCGTGCAGTTTGTTAAACAAACGTTCCATTTTGGCTACAAATTCGTTAAATTTTTCGCCTGCCTGCCGTTTTTTTAAGGCAAGATTTATTGAGTCCACTCTGAAAAGTCTTTGAAGCAGAGAACGTGAAAAAAATCAGATTTCTAATTATCTGATAATCAAACGTTTCCATTTTGATTGGGTAAAAAACGGTTGATTGTCATTGGATTTGTTTTTTCGGAGTAGACTCATCTATTAGAGTTTAGCAGTCAGGAAGGTCGAATTGCCCATCCGCCGCGGCGGAATGCATAATTTGCCTCTTTACGCTCAAAATAACTCTATTCTATTAGCCAAAAACAAATTTTAAAACTCTTATTCTTAAATATTAGAGTACAGTCCTATTAGAGCTGATTGAGATCTTATTTATTTTGTTCTTTCATATATTCTCTTCCTGATTCTGGAAAGCGAAACAGGTGTTATTCCTAAATAATTGGCAATATGCTTATTAAATACTTTCTGAAATAATTCAGGATTTTTATTCAATAAATTAATGTATCTTTCTACAGGTAGTTTTGTCAGACTCTCTTCGATCCTGTACTGCATGATTATCATGTTTTCTTTTAGAATTTTTATGTACAGCTTGGTGAATTTTTTTTTCTTCAAAGCCAGATTTTCAAATTCGACAAAATCAAAA
Proteins encoded in this region:
- a CDS encoding 2-oxoacid:acceptor oxidoreductase family protein; this encodes MDGNTAAIMCERESTDAAGAYPITPSTQMGEYWAEEAAKGHLNISDRPLIFIEPEGEHAAAAVTAGLSMTGLRAANFSSGQGIAYMHESLYAAVGKRLTYVLNIGARAMTKSTLNVHAGHDDYHAIDDTGFFQLFAKNVQHVADMNIIAHRIAELALTPGIIAQDGFLTTHLIESLYLPERNLIRDFLGRPDDIIDTPTPAQKIIYGDQRRRIPEVWDVDNPMMAGIVQNQDSYMQSVASQRPFFFDHIKELTDQAFDEYAKLTGRKYSRVMTYKAEDADYLILGQGSLIPSAEVVSDYLRETRGIKVGVVDLVMFRPFPGDLVSKIIKGKKGVVILERLDQPLAADLPIAREVRATLSKCAENGFTKHGVPYPELTTYKPGDMPDIYSGSFGMGSRDLQPEGIIGAVENMLPNGKHKKLFYLSIDFLRDVPYTPKQKLYQESISDAYPNIKDLSVRGSENPNMMPKDAITVRFHSIGGWGAITTGKNLAMTLYDLLGYEIKANPKYGSEKKGQPTTYYLAAAPEPIKINCEYFFVDVVLSPDPNVFKHTNALAGLKRGGCFIIQSDQEKPEKVWANIPAPYQKVIIEQEIHIFYIDGFKIAREEATDVELQLRMQGIAFQGAFFAASPLMQKANLNDVELLKAIEDQLMHKFGSKGQRVVDDNMRVVKRGFDEVREIKIKEISKDAPEKSNGKPILPLPQMLKSSPQSQSKLSDIHRFWEQTGNFYQQGLGNDNITDPFIGLSVMPATTSLFRDMTGIRFDHPSWIPNNCTACGNCYTVCPDTAIPGLVSTLSDVLETVLKRVKKNHGNVEVLPKAVRQMESHIRTLMNQPKNGATVNTYINHAISKMISESNGDENVVREFGWFKDELGDFDFALTRPYFDLHEKNEPNSGGLFSITINPTTCKGCMECVNVCDDDALKIVPQTEASVASMRGQWDLWLDLPNTPKKYNRIDSLEEKIGPLETILLNKDAYLNFASGDGACLGCSEKSVVHLFTATVESLMQPRIEKHLTYLDDLIAKLEKIVQQKLISTLDVSDTDTLTRIVQESYTSDLKVSDLAHKLDREKETSPVDQDWLMDITRTLAKLKNLKWKYTQGTTGKGRSSMGMCNSTGCTSVWGSTYPFNPYPFPWTNHLFQDSTSIAMGIFEGHMSKMADGFKAIRKAELVINGQYDPATHDPIFTYFTWEQFTDEEWLLCPPVVALGGDGAMYDIGFQNLSRMMASGKPIKVVVVDTQVYSNTGGQACTSGFIGQVSDMAQYGKVWKGKSEPRKEIGLIAMAHRNTFVLQSTLANTSQMIEGFIDGLMAKRPAIFNCYTTCQPEHGVADDLGVQQAKLAMESRAYPIFQYNPAKGHKIEECLDLSGNPAMDLLWPTYKLKYTEFGMEKTMEVAMTFADFALTEARFRKHFRKVPRDAWNDNMMVVSEFIELPEADREGIFPYIWTVDKKQNLVRVLVAAPIVESCEDRKNFWVMLKELAGLDKVETAVVDIEDKIRKEVVGKIAKGLMQLAGGNGSGIENLVTQEEPATPTSATSNQVSTDGGYMAPWIETESCTSCDECTKLNGKIFAYNNNKKAYIINPNGGPYQDLVKAAEKCTARVIHPGLPADRNEKDIDKWIKRGEKFN
- a CDS encoding C40 family peptidase — encoded protein: MSKKKKIDTKHYFHAVCHLNVVPVWHAPSEDAGMISQMLFGETCTVIQKKNKHWFKVNTTACNIIGWVHSVQLFLIDEVLFEKLNLNPALSLEICHSVFNDDYTKSIVIGSSLPQFDGISFQMPDNKYIFNGQATLVDGLETSPELLIKIARRYLFSPELKGGRSPFGIDAGALVQNVFRFFGIWMPRFPLEQFLLGEIVDFAELAEEGDLAFCEDKEGQINHVGIMMGEKKIIHVYGCVRIDKIDHHGIYNTDLYKYTHKLRIIKRVL
- a CDS encoding PorP/SprF family type IX secretion system membrane protein translates to MRVVLASTFICLFRKGAVTLVFFFVLSSVLVGQDAHFSQFYASPMTLNPALAGTYTGTYRISTIYRDQWRGALDNSLRTFAASGDVKFNMNFGQTSMPDVVGVGITFFGDRVPTFDFNSNQIMLTAAYHKALDKKTKQYLGLGLQGGILQRSINYEDLSFQDQFNSVDGFTLPTGENLPPNNRAFADLGLGLYYTISPTKKSNFHAGVGYFHLTKPNISFYNIPDIINPNVIKNDTLNAKWSIHTGASFEVADRIFVQPRMNALIQGPHAELNLGTTFRYKVSKTEAKYLLLGPYIRGVKNYNNVGVESVIAMAGFEMNNFIIGFSYDQNLKNLVSDRRSLSSFELSIIYIGEHHNDDNFCPQW
- a CDS encoding AI-2E family transporter, which translates into the protein MKFNTRYLIASISLLIVGAVLYYFSEIVTYILIAWIISMIGAPIVVFLRKYLGKNIAALITLGLFLIGCMALIWTFIPPLVNQVENLSKVDYNRVVTALEEPIRDWEKWLIKKKLMIESDTTLTTQKINETAGESEMPVYKVTVDSVLNSENKVDGKSISINIYLPENQKNQPLHEKTGIEKSGEDFFTILKSNINTYVNPEKIRQMLGDSVSAFGDIMVGLFSIFFIGFFFLREQGLFDKILTSMVPSRYEQQTRQAVDETSRLLIRYFIGILIQVTLITLIVSLSLMALGVKNALLIGFFAGIMNVIPYIGPLVATAIGVMITLSSHMELSFYDEMIPLIIKVLLVFMVTRLIDDIILQPNIFSKSVKAHPLEIFIVVLVGAKVGGILGMVLAIPFYTAFRVIGKVFLSEFRVIQQLTKNM